A genome region from Hoplias malabaricus isolate fHopMal1 chromosome 8, fHopMal1.hap1, whole genome shotgun sequence includes the following:
- the mtres1 gene encoding mitochondrial transcription rescue factor 1 has translation MQSLSVQALTLRQLGRLNTLQMLSPWSPRTLHARQLWGSAAPLTKRSVALTKLWDSPKSWTLQQTRLKSSKKKSRHGAVQEVEEEEEDEEASDYEDELPDDPSLPKDYKDSERVVQSLRFDLVIKAGLDITRHKIEDAFYDNKLRLNGQQLVKKNKIVKVGDTLDLIMGVDKELDMMTLKRVILKKVLGETKDGEKQKVIVRSWKHLRIPRQENYRE, from the exons ATGCAGAGTCTGTCAGTTCAGGCACTGACCCTGCGCCAGTTGGGCAGACTAAACACTCTCCAGATGTTGTCACCATGGAGTCCACGGACGCTTCATGCTCGCCAGTTGTGGGGCTCAGCTGCTCCTTTAACCAAACGGTCTGTGGCTCTCACCAAACTCTGGGACAGCCCAAAGAGCTGGACACTGCAGCAGACGCGGCTCAAGAGCTctaagaagaaaagcagacatggagctgtgcaggaggtagaagaagaagaagaggatgaAGAGGCCAGTGACTATGAGGACGAACTCCCCGATGATCCCAGCCTGCCTAAAGACTATAAAGACTCTGAGAGAGTAGTTCAGTCCCTCCGCTTTGACCTTGTTATAAAGGCTGGGCTGGACATCACCAGACA TAAAATCGAAGACGCTTTCTACGACAACAAACTGAGACTGAATGGACAGCAGCTTGTGAAGAAGAATAAAATA GTAAAAGTGGGAGACACGCTTGACCTTATCATGGGTGTGGATAAAGAGCTGGATATGATGACACTAAAGAGGGTTATCCTGAAGAAAGTGCTGGGAGAAACAAAAGATGGAGAAAAACAGAAGGTTATAGTGAGAAGCTGGAAACATCTTCGAATTCCTCGACAAGAAAATTACAGGGAATAA
- the bend3 gene encoding BEN domain-containing protein 3: MSSSENGVITDGSETDKDVKVEKETEESAEQEKTPSLEGKSSDCFTQRLAKRSASHFSLEGLNTDTYRTTCRKRAKILDHLQDGGTEDTKSHSLRSSPQERTILSYRKPLYSISHRITEKKATSSLEQLGQHESGLRVSHNGIIFPKLGSPEERNRFETPSAAESTASPISSESHLYPLFEKMFFILNTLNSSMTQLHSKVDLLSLEVTRIKKQIKPSEMSMEFQPPPEYLLTSEELAQLMEQTSTAGELGCRLLVQLFPELFSAKECAHGCKSCGIASKRTLDSLHLQLIRNYVEVCYPLIKNGNVWQTECLIQINDFFNRFWAQKDMESGQVFGKPTPSVLGFDMVQNHGCHFINEDGQDERLSLDSEENSNNGSHLGNAKSDVVLDSQDTGEDSDDISSPEDFVIFLLNRLFPEVFEEGRLPEGHSTVGQLIIDSDRLDIIRKYMEANFPDIPEDTWLQLCVQRMEEALENAPTDGSNMDNNCEEGYETSCLPDDISIIRVSDLCDYEKPNRRSKKSWLEPVDFDEIDIPLPDFDVAPEYLLTKEQLKNIYNSSLSIGNFASRLLVLMFPELFTYENARKHYNCSGSLGKKQLDPIRVSLIRHYVQLLYPRARNDRVWTLEFVGKLDERCRRRDTEQRRSYQQNRKVSISEQEDPRDFGTSKIHTLNPERLKEDFDVPPLPPEKSSKDFCKIPLEDLTVSTPDFPVPSTYLLSDAEVREIVQQSLSVGNFAARLLVRLFPELFTQENLRLQYNHSGACNKKQLDPVRLRLIRHYVEAVYPVDKMEEVWHYECVPSIDERCRRPNRKKCDILKKAKRSNNTVS, from the exons ATGAGCTCGTCTGAGAATGGCGTTATCACAGATGGAAGTGAGACTGATAAAG ATGTTAAGGTTGAAAAAGAAACAGAGGAGAGTGCTGAGCAGGAGAAGACTCCGAGCTTGGAGGGAAAGTCTTCGGACTGCTTTACTCAACGACTCGCTAAAAGATCAGCGTCACACTTCAGCTTAGAAGGCCTTAACACAGACACTTACCGGACAACCTGCAGAAAGAGAGCtaag ATTTTAGATCACCTCCAAGATGGAGGTACAGAGGACACGAAGTCACATAGTCTTCGGTCATCTCCTCAAGAGAGAACCATTCTGTCATACAGAAAACCTCTTTACAGCATCTCCCATCGAATTACAGAGAAGAAGGCCACATCCAGCTTAGAACAGCTTGGACAGCATGAATCTGGGCTCAGAGTTAGCCATAATGGCATCATCTTCCCAAAGCTGGGCAGCCCAGAGGAGCGGAATCGATTTGAGACTCCATCAGCAGCAGAGTCAACTGCGTCCCCCATATCCTCTGAATCCCATCTGTACCCACTTTTTGAGAAGATGTTCTTTATTCTTAACACCTTAAACTCTAGCATGACCCAGCTACATAGCAAAGTTGACCTCTTATCCCTGGAAGTGACTCGTATTAAAAAGCAAATCAAGCCTTCAGAGATGTCTATGGAATTCCAGCCTCCACCAGAGTACCTCTTGACAAGTGAAGAACTCGCTCAGTTGATGGAGCAAACCTCCACAGCTGGTGAGTTGGGTTGCAGGCTGCTAGTCCAACTTTTCCCAGAGCTTTTTTCGGCCAAGGAATGTGCACATGGTTGCAAATCGTGTGGAATTGCAAGTAAGCGCACTCTGGATTCTCTGCACCTTCAGCTCATACGCAACTATGTGGAGGTTTGCTACCCGCTGATCAAGAATGGAAATGTTTGGCAGACCGAGTGCCTAATACAGATCAATGATTTCTTCAATCGTTTCTGGGCTCAGAAAGATATGGAGAGTGGTCAGGTTTTTGGGAAACCGACTCCCAGTGTGCTTGGATTTGACATGGTCCAGAATCATGGTTGTCATTTCATCAATGAGGATGGACAAGACGAAAGACTATCACTGGACTCTGAAGAGAATAGCAACAATGGTAGTCATCTGGGCAATGCCAAATCCGATGTTGTTCTTGACAGCCAAGACACTGGGGAGGATTCTGATGACATCAGCTCACCTGAAGACTTTGTGATATTTCTTTTAAACAGACTCTTTCCAGAAGTGTTTGAAGAAGGAAGGTTGCCTGAGGGTCACAGCACTGTGGGGCAGTTGATTATTGACTCAGACCGGCTGGATATTATACGCAAGTACATGGAAGCGAATTTTCCTGATATACCCGAAGACACTTGGCTGCAATTGTGTGTCCAACGAATGGAGGAAGCTCTGGAGAATGCTCCCACTGATGGCAGTAATATGGACAATAACTGTGAGGAGGGTTATGAAACCTCGTGCCTGCCTGATGATATCTCCATCATCAGGGTTAGCGACCTTTGTGACTATGAGAAGCCTAACCGCCGGTCAAAGAAGTCTTGGCTTGAACCTGTTGACTTTGACGAAATCGACATCCCCTTACCAGATTTTGATGTTGCTCCAGAGTACCTGCTCACCAAGGAGCAGCTAAAGAACATCTATAACAGTAGTTTGTCCATTGGAAATTTCGCTTCCCGTCTGTTGGTCCTCATGTTCCCTGAACTTTTCACATATGAAAACGCACGCAAGCACTACAATTGCAGTGGTTCCTTAGGCAAGAAGCAGTTGGATCCTATCCGGGTAAGCCTCATCCGCCACTATGTCCAGTTGCTTTACCCTAGGGCGAGAAATGACCGTGTCTGGACTCTGGAATTTGTAGGCAAGCTTGATGAACGCTGCAGGAGAAGAGACACAGAGCAGCGTCGCTCTTATCAGCAGAATCGTAAAGTCTCCATCTCTGAGCAAGAAGATCCTAGAGACTTTGGGACTAGCAAAATCCATACGCTAAACCCAGAGCGCCTGAAAGAGGACTTTGACGTACCCCCGCTACCGCCTGAAAAAAGTAGCAAGGATTTCTGCAAGATCCCTCTAGAGGACCTCACAGTGTCCACGCCAGACTTTCCAGTGCCTTCCACCTACTTGCTCTCAGACGCTGAAGTCAGAGAAATAGTTCAGCAGAGTCTTTCTGTTGGAAACTTTGCCGCCCGCCTCCTTGTTCGCCTATTTCCAGAGCTTTTCACGCAGGAGAACTTGCGTCTCCAGTACAACCACTCTGGTGCCTGCAACAAGAAGCAGCTGGACCCTGTGCGCCTCAGACTCATCCGCCATTATGTGGAGGCTGTGTATCCCGTGGACAAAATGGAGGAGGTCTGGCATTATGAATGTGTACCTAGCATCGACGAGCGCTGCAGGCGTCCCAATAGAAAGAAATGCGACATTCTGAAAAAGGCCAAGAGATCGAACAACACTGTGTCATAA